The window AGCCGATTTGAGTCAGCTCAAAATGGAACGGTGGATCGTTTTTTCGGTGATTGTAATCCTCATTTCTATTTTAATCTATTATTATCAAAAAACAAAACATGCTAAGGAAAAGGAGCAGAAAATCTATGAAACAGAATCTCGAATCTCTAAACGAATTCATGATGAATTAGCAAATGATGTTTATGGTACCATGGTTCAATTAGAAAGCAAGCCCATTAACATACCATCAATCATTAACGATCTTGAAGCTATTTATCACCAAGCTCGAGATATCTCACAAGAGAAAACGGTATTTCATTCTGATGAAGAATATATGGATGACCTCAAACGTATGCTCAGTTCATTTTCAAATAATCAAATTAATATTATTGTTCGTGGACTTTCCAATACGTTGTGGAACGGTATTTCTGGAATTAAGAAAGTGGCAATCCTAAGGGTGCTCAAGGAAGTATTAGTAAATATGAAAAAGCATAGTGGTGCTACAATAGTTTCGATTGTATTTGAACGATTGGAAAAACAGCTAGTGATCACCTACATCGATAACGGGATCGGTGTGAAAAACAATGCTGATAATAAAGGTGTTGGACTCAAAAATGTGGAAACCCGTATTCATTCCATCGGTGGGAGATTTACATTTGATTCTTCAAATAAAAATGGATCAAAAATAGAAATAGCTATTCCAGTTTAACCTTTTAAGTATGTTCAATAAAGTACTCGTAGCAGAAGATTTAGGGAGTATAAATCACAGTGTGGTGCATACCTTAAGAGAACAACTTCAAATAGCAGTTATCGAGCACGCCTTGTACTGTGATGATACCTATTTAAAAGTCTTGAAGTCTATTAAAGATAAAGCACCTTTTGATCTACTCATAACAGATCTTTCCTTTACTAAGGATCACAGGTTTCAAAAGATTCAAAACGGTAAAGACTTGATATCTAAAGTCAGAGAGCAGATTCCTGAAATAAAAATCTTAGTGTATTCTATAGAGAATCGATCCAATGTTATAAAATCGCTCTTTACGGACTATGAGATAAATGGATACATCTGTAAAGGTCGTAATGGGTTAAAGGAGTTGGAACAAGCTGTTCTAGAAATACAGAATGGTATTGAGTACATATCTCCAGAATTAAAAAGGACTTTAAAATCAGATGTTTTTGAGTTACAAGATTATGATGTCCAATTATTAGAGAAATTGTCCCTAGGCGATTCACAAGAAGAAATTTCCATTCAGTTCAAAGAAAATAGAGTTTCACCTAATAGTATTAGCACTATAGAAAAACGATTGAATAAATTGAAGATCGAGTTCAAGGCAAAAAATACCGTTCAGTTAATTGCGATTGTCAAAGACCTTGGAATAATATAATTATCATGTAGAATGGAAATTATAATTTTCCTGTCGTACGTAGATTTTATGACAGATCACTGCTTAATTAATTGCGGTTGATCCCTTGCATCAGTAAATCCGCTTTAAGATATGATTGGCCTTTCAAAAAATTGATCTAGCACTGCACTATCGCTTTCGCGAAAGCGAAACTTCAACTTAAAACTCCTCTAAGTATTCATTCGAGATCAATTTAAAAATTAGCTCTGTTTACGGAAACCCGTAATCAAATACTTTCTCATCATTCTATTTTCGCTTCACAAAATTGATCTGATTTTATCGGAATGGTCAATTTTATCAAGTTCAACAAATTTATTTAAGTGGCCACTTGCTAAGTAATTTACACTTATGTTTTTCTTTTCTTGGGGGAGAAAGGAAGGCAGTAGATTGCAAGGTTAGTGGTTCACTTATTTTATAATTTCAAACAGTTTCAGGATTGCAGTTCCTTCCATTTGCCTGTTGAACCCAACATGTCGTCCATCTTAATCGTTAGAAAGTTATAAGTATTTAAAATTTATCATGAATAGGTATTTAGCAGTTCAATAGTAACTTGAGATGTATCCCCATAAAGTATTTTTAATTTTTAAACCTTTAACAACCAATCGTTAAACTCGGTTAAGGGTTGTGAACTGTCTCATTTAATAGTTTAGATTTCTATTGAAACCAACTTAAACGATCACATTATGAAGGCAGATATTCATTATAAGGAATCCACTTTTACCGTTAAAGGCTATGGAGCTAAAGACGAAAATAATACTACCTTAAAAGAAATGGACGTGGAACGTCCCATGATCAAGGAAGACGAGGTGATCATTGAAACACTATACAGTGGCGTTTGTCACAGCGACATCCACCAGGTCCATAATGACTGGGAAAACACTCGTTACCCATGTGTTCCTGGGCATGAGGTCATCGGTAAAATTGTGAATGCTGGTAGTAAGGTGACTAAATTTAAAGAAGGCGATATTGTAGGGGTAGGTTGTATGATCGATAGCTGTCAAGCATGCCCGCAATGTAAAAATGATCAAGAACAGTTTTGCACAGGACCACACGGTCCCACCATGACTTATAACGGTTATTTTGCTGATCCAGAATCTGATTTCAATACTTATGGCGGCTATGCGTCACACTTGGTTTCCAACCAAGATTTCTTAATTAAAATCCCAGACACTTTAGACATTAAGGCAGCAGCACCCATTTTATGTGCAGGCGTTACTACCTATTCTCCTTTAAAACATTGGGGAGTAAAGAAAGGCGATCAGGTTGCTGTTGTAGGTATTGGCGGTTTAGGCCACATGGGAGTTCAATTGGCAAAGGCTATGGGAGCAAAAGTCACTGCGATCACCACTGAAAAATCTAAAACTGATGATGTCAAAGCTCTAGGAGCAGATCATGTATTGTTATCTACAGACGATAAAGCAATGGAAGAACACGCCATGAAATTTGACTTCATATTAATAACTATACCTAGCGCATTTGACGTCAACCCTTATATCAGTCTGATTGCCCCACGCGGGAGCCTAGTTACCGTGGGACTTTTGGGAGCTTATGAAAGCCCAACCAATAACATGGAAGTCGCAAAATATGCACGTTCCATAGGTGGATCCATTATCGGCGGTATAAAAGAAACACAGGATGTTATGAATTTTTGTGCAAAACACGGGATCCTTCCTGAAGTGGAAATGATCGGAATAGAACAAATTAACGATGCCTTTCAAAAGGTGAAGGAAGAGGATGTTCGCTTCAGGTACGTTATTGACATGAAAAGCTAGCTAGAAATAGTTTGAATATAGTAAATACCTCCTAAATTTCACAAGGAGGTTTTTTTTGAGACGAAGTTCGCTTTCGCGAAAGCGAACTTATTACCTAGTTCCTAATTCTCATGCAAAGAAATATTCAAACCAATGCGACTGGACCAATCGAGCAGTTCTAGAAAAATAAAGAAAGTTATAGAAATTGAACTTAAAAGCGGTAAATTAGTAGGTGTAGATCTTTATACCCCATTGATAATCTAATAGTTGAGTTAGCTTTATTCTAATCAATTTTAATTAAAGCAAATCCCCTTGCTGCTTTCAAAACGAAGCTTTATGACATCAGTAACTGACCACTGGAGTAAAAGAGAATTAGAAGTTTATATCCTGTTGCTATGTGCTTTGGCAGACTCAAATGCTGCCCAAGCTGAGCTGGACTTGATTCATTCTAAAACGGATGGGCCTACATTTTATAAAATGGCTCAAGAAATTTCTGGAGATTCAGAAAAGAAAAGCCTTAAAAAAATACGGAAGAATATCGTGTATCATGACTATTCCATCCAAGAAATAGGAAATTTAAGACGTGAGATGGATGAAGTTTTCCGTGCAGATCAAGTGTATGTTACTAAGGAACGTTTGATGAACGAGGTTCTTCAAAACATTATTTATTGATTTTTTTAAGACAAAAATTAGAACAGCATTAAAGAATGTGGCGGTACAGAAATTCCTAATTTCGAAATTTATTAAGAACTTATAGACTTAAGCTGCCAGTGACTGCCTTAATTTGCCCTTGTACACCTACCCAGCTGTATGAAACATGCTGTGGCATGGCCCATAAAAACATTCATACCGTAATCACTCCAGAACAGCTCATGAGGTCTAGATACAGCGCCTTTGTCCTAGCTGATGTGGATTACCTTCAATTGAGCCAACATTCCTCGCAACGATTGTCAAAAAAAGAGGCTAAAGAATTAAAATTATGGACAAAATCTGTGACTTGGATTCGGTTAGAGGTATTACAAACGACTCAAGGACTTGAGGATTTAGAGACAGGTAGGGTTGAATTCAAGGCTCATTATCTAGAGAATAGCCGCTTACAAGTCATTCATGAGAACTCCAAATTCTGCAAAGAGAATGGGCATTGGGTATATCTAGAAGCTATATAAAGTCAGATGGTGTGAATGTTTTTTTTCGCTTTCGCGAAAGCGAACTCACAACATTATCCATTCTAATTCTATCCTTTTAAGACTCCTTCTGCGCCTGCGTTGCCTTCACAATTTCTTTTAAACGCTGGGCGCGTGTTTCTTTTTGAGAGCGCAATTTATTTTTCTTGCGATCCATTAATTTAGAATGTTTGCCTTTGTTTTTGGTGTTTTTTTCCTTGCCCGTCTTTGCCATGGCTAAATATTTACAGCACAAAGGTAAAGCTTAGGAAAATTCTATTGTGTTTCACTTATGCTTCATTAATAGAGGTTTAAGAATGGATCACCTATCCAAATTTGCATAGGAAGAAGCTATTTCTATGTCCTTGAGGAGAGTTTTATCAAAATTTTGGTTTGTTTATTATTAGACTTAGTTGGAATAAGCCTTACTTTATCGGCCTACAAACAAAATGTAAACATGAGAATAGCAATCCTATCACAAAACCCCAATTTATATTCTACTAAACGCATTGTTGAAGCGGGAACTAAAAAAGGGCATGAGATGGTAATTATAGACCATACGAAATGCAACCTGGTCATTGAAAAAAAGAATCCTACTATTATTTATAAAGGCAAAACACTAACCGATTTTGATGGAGTGATTCCAAGGATAGGTGCATCAGTTACATTCTACGGTACTGCCGTGGTGCGTCAGTTTGAGATGATGAAAGTATTTTCAGCAACTGAATCACAGGCATTAGTAAGATCTCGTGATAAATTGAGAAGTTTACAAATACTATCTCGTGCTGGTCTGGGATTGCCTAAAACAGTTTTTAGTAATTATTCCAAAGACGTGAGCGAGGTGGTAGACGCTGTGGGTGGTGCACCATTGGTGATTAAATTACTGGAAGGAACTCAAGGACTAGGAGTGGTACTTGCAGACAATAGAAACTCTGCCGAGTCGATCTTAGAAGCCTTTAACGGACTTCAAGCACGTGTGATCGCTCAAGAATTTATAAAGGAAGCTGGCGGCGCAGATATTAGAGTATTTATAGTAGATGGCGTTGTTGTAGGAGCTATGAAAAGACAAGGAAAGGAAGGAGAATTTAGATCTAACCTTCACCGTGGCGGTAGCGCAAATATCATTGAACTATCAGATGAAGAAGAAAATGCGGCCCTTAAAGCAGCTAAGGCTATGGGGTTGGGAATTGCAGGTGTTGACTTGCTCCAATCATCTAGAGGTCCATTGATACTTGAGGTAAACTCTTCTCCAGGTCTTGAAGGTATTGAAGCTGCGACTGGTAAAGACATCGCAAATCAAATTATCAGGTATATCGAGCGTAATGCTGGCTAATAGGTTGAGAGTCGATTTAGGTTATTTCCGGTCCCTTAATAGATCAATTTCCTCTGTAGATTTGTACTAGAGTAAAAAATAATTCCAGTGTCGATACATTCGACACTGGAATTTTTGATTTTATAAAGTGTCAATGAGCTATTTGAAACGCCTGCTTCGCAATTTCTAATTCTTCATTTGTTGGAATGACAAGGATCCTAATTTTTGATTCTTGAGATTGGATTTCTCGTAATGAATTGGACCTTATTTCATTTTTTTCTTGGTCTATAGCTAATTCCAGAAACTCCATATCGCTGCATACCTTGCTTCTAAGTAAGTTCGAGTTTTCCCCAATTCCAGCAGTAAAGATGATCGCGTCAACACCATTCATAGCCGCTGCATAGGCACCTATGTATTTCTTGATTCGGTAAGCGTTCATTTCTAGTGCAAGAACGCAGTCCTTATCTCCATTTGCAGCTTCTCTCTGTATATCCCGTAAATCGGCATACCCAGTTAATCCAAGCATACCACTTTCCTTATTTATCATGCGCTCTACGTCGCTCAATTCATATCCTAGTTTATTCACGAGATGAAAGATGATAGCATGATCAATATCGCCACTACGAGATCCCATAATTAATCCATTAGACGGCGCAAACCCTAGACTATGGTCCATGCTCTTTCCGTTTACAATTGCGGTCATGCTGCATCCATTCCCTAAATGGATGGATAGAATTTTAGAAGTTGCTAGTTGCAAATGCGCTATCGCTTTCTCTGAAACATACTTATGGCTGGTACCGTGAAATCCGTAAACCTGAATTCCTTCTTCCTCATATAGTTTATTGGGCAATGCGTATTTTTTTGCCTTTTCTGGTATGGTTTGATGGAAGGCCGTATCAAAAACGGCTATTTGTGGTGCTTTAGGGAAAAGCCGTTCGGCGATATGAATTCCCTCTAGATTATGAGGATTGTGTAAAGGGGCTAATGTCGCAAACTCAGCAATTTTACCTTTAACTTCGTTTGTAATTAAGGTGGTGTTTGTAAATAATTTACCACCGTGTACGACCCGGTGACCTACAGCATCGATTTCCTCTACATGTTTGATCACTCCTTTATCAGAGTCCAACAGTAGCTCAACAATTCGTTCTAAACCCTCTTGATGCGATGCTATCGTTCCAGTTTCTGTAAGCTCTGAATGTTGAGATTTGAAGGAAAGAACAGCATCATTTTGACCTATACGCTCTGCCATGCCGCTGCACACCACTTTTTCAGATGGCATCTGCAATAATTGAAATTTAATGGAAGAACTGCCTGCATTGAGTATTAGTATATTCATTTGTGATAGGTTAAAAGTCTTCTTGCGCCTGGATAGCAGTCACTACTACCGTATTGAAAATATCGTCCACCGTACACCCGCGACTTAAGTCATTTACGGGCTTATTCAAACCTTGAATAATTGGGCCTATGGCCAGCGCTTTGGTCTCCCTTTGAACCGCTTTATAGGTATTGTTACCTGTATTCAAATCTGGAAAAATAAAAACATTAGCCTGGCCAGCGACCTCGCTGTCGGGCATTTTAGTCTTACCCACTTTCATGTCGACGGCTGCATCGTATTGTATAGGTCCTTCTACTTTGAGATCTGGACGTAATTTTTTGACTAAAACAGTCGCTTGCCGTACTCGCTCTACATCTTCTCCCACGCCTGAACTACCTGAAGAATAGGACAGCATTGCAATTTTAGGATCAATATTAAAGGCACGACTGGTGGCAGCAGAGGATATGGCAATTTCTGCCAATTGTTCTGCAGTAGGATTAGGGTTGATGGCGCAATCTCCATAAACAGAAACACGATCTTCTAAGCACATGAAAAATACAGAGGAAACAATGGAAGCCTCAGGTTTGGTTTTAATAAACTGTAATGCTGGCAATATAGTGTGCTGTGTGGTATGAACCGCTCCAGACACCATGCCATCGGCTTTGCCCTTATAGACCATCATCGTCCCATAATAAGAGACGTCTTCCATCAAGTCTTTCGCCATAGCGAGGTTTACATTCTTGTGTTTTCTTAATTCATATAACGCTTCCGCGAAAGCGTCAAAATCAGCACTGTGGACTGGATCAACAATTGAGATTTTATCCAGGTCTAGACCTATGTCTAAAGCGGCGACTTTCTCAGTAATTTGTTTAGGATCTCCCAGTAATGTGATGGTTACGGCATCAATGTCGATCAGTTGTTTGGTAGCTCTAAGGATGCGCTCGTCCATCCCTTCTGGCAAAACGATGTGTTTCTTGTGGGATTTGGCTTTTTGTAAGAGGTTGTATTGGAACATTCTGGGTGTGATGCCGTCTGTTTTAAAAGTAATCAGTCGTTCCACTAAGGCATCAACGTTGACATATTTCTCAAAATCCTTGATCGACGATTCTATCTTCTGTGTATTTTCAGCATAAATCTGCGATTTGATATCGCCTATACTGTTAGTGACCGCATAGGTGCCGCCAGCCACTGAGATTACGGGAACTACATCAGAAAGACCTTCAATCAACTTGATGATAGAATCCTCAGGCACTAGTCCACCAGTAAGTACAATACCAGAAATCGATGGATAGTTTGCAGATATATTAGCCTGTAAAGCGCCTAGAATGATATCTGCCCGGTCGCCAGGAGTGATGACTAGTCCATTTTCCTTTAAGTGCGTCAAGTAATTGCGCAGTTGCATTGCCCCAACGCTGAAGTATCCCGCTTGATTGTTTAAATAATCTCTACCGAAAAGAACTGTCGCATCCAGCACATCAACAATCTCTTTGAGAGATGGGTTTGCTAAAATAGGATTCAGCGGAATAGCATTCACAATGACTTGTGCAGGCAACTTAGACTGCAGATTGGATATTATAGCATTAGTATGATCTGTCTGAACTTTATTAGCGATCACAGCTAGAACCTCGACACCTTTATCTCTAAACGAATCAAATGCAATGCGCAAACTTCCCGTAAGATCTTCCAACGATTTCCCAACGCCACTGGCCAGGATAATGGCAGGAACACCCAGATTGCGTGCAATCGCAACATTTATATCAAACTCGATAAGCGAGCCCTCGCCGCTGAAACTAGTGCCTTCAATAAGTACATAATCGTAGCGCTCTTCCACCGCTTTGTACTTTTCAATAATCCGGCTGATGATTTCATCCTCCTGATTCAAATTTTTCATTCGGATCACCTCACTGCGAGTAAAAGCATAGGCATCCTCAAATTTGAGATCCAGATTGAAATACGTGATTACCGTTTTAATGTGATTATCGATGCTACCTTCTACAAAATCGTCAATAATGGGTCTGAAGTAACCCACCTTTGGAGTTTTACCCAGTAATAAATGCATTAACCCTAGAGAAACTATGGATTTCCCACTGTGCGATTCTATGGTGGTGATGTATATGGCTTTGTTAGGCATAGGCTGTAATGAAGTTTTCTATTTCTTAGGTCGACTATAAAAATAATACTATCACAAGTAAAAGAGGCAACACATATAGGTTCCTCATTAGAAATCCATTGAGAGAATGGAGAGTGAGGCTTTTTTCGCTTTCGCGAAAGCGAATTTCATCTAATTTCATAAAATTTTCGTGGGTTTGAAAACATCAATTAACTTGTTAAAAAAATAGATTCATATGACCCTAGACGACTTGATGGGCAGCTTTACTATCCAAGGAGAAAATCAAAATGCTATGAAAAGCAGCTATTCTGGTACACTAGAGTTGAGCTTGAACAGTGATCTTCAAGTTGTAGCAAATTGGCAGATAGGCGAGGAGCAAACCCAAAGCGGGCTAGGTTTCTATAAAGATAATATTCTGGTAATAAATTTTAAATATACAGGCGGCGACGGAGCTCGATATTACGGGACGGTCGTTTATAAATGCGTGACTAAGGATGTCCTTGTTGGGTTCTGGTCAGAAGAATTGGGAGATCCCGCTTTTTTAGGAACAGAAAAAGCGTACCGGATAAGAAGTAGTCAAAAGATTTTGAACTGATCTAAATGAAATATGACAGTTTTCTTTCTGTTTTACTTGGAATCTTTGGATACATTTAAATTTAAAATTTTCCAGTTGAAAGCATGAGATTTATTTTAAGTATTACTTTATTCCTAGTGAGTGCAATTTCTTTTGCACAGGAAACTATGGGATTTCAGCCTTACCGGCTCACTTTTGAATCAGGTTATTACCATGCAGCTAAAAGAGATGCTAATGGATATCATTCTCAGTTTGATTTTG of the Nonlabens marinus S1-08 genome contains:
- a CDS encoding tetratricopeptide repeat-containing sensor histidine kinase; the protein is MNSIRNNKAVIYSRLGKYDAAVAQLTKVYNYNLSINDKEKIARAIDNLGHARSKINHPIALDNLMTALSIRKELSYANGIFTSYYHLSEYYKEKDPVKAMEYANMAHDISISTSNLKQREAALELKVTLNNDQDIIEYLALKDSISNFQNLSRNKYAALKYDKQSEAKRADLSQLKMERWIVFSVIVILISILIYYYQKTKHAKEKEQKIYETESRISKRIHDELANDVYGTMVQLESKPINIPSIINDLEAIYHQARDISQEKTVFHSDEEYMDDLKRMLSSFSNNQINIIVRGLSNTLWNGISGIKKVAILRVLKEVLVNMKKHSGATIVSIVFERLEKQLVITYIDNGIGVKNNADNKGVGLKNVETRIHSIGGRFTFDSSNKNGSKIEIAIPV
- a CDS encoding response regulator, giving the protein MFNKVLVAEDLGSINHSVVHTLREQLQIAVIEHALYCDDTYLKVLKSIKDKAPFDLLITDLSFTKDHRFQKIQNGKDLISKVREQIPEIKILVYSIENRSNVIKSLFTDYEINGYICKGRNGLKELEQAVLEIQNGIEYISPELKRTLKSDVFELQDYDVQLLEKLSLGDSQEEISIQFKENRVSPNSISTIEKRLNKLKIEFKAKNTVQLIAIVKDLGII
- a CDS encoding NAD(P)-dependent alcohol dehydrogenase, which codes for MKADIHYKESTFTVKGYGAKDENNTTLKEMDVERPMIKEDEVIIETLYSGVCHSDIHQVHNDWENTRYPCVPGHEVIGKIVNAGSKVTKFKEGDIVGVGCMIDSCQACPQCKNDQEQFCTGPHGPTMTYNGYFADPESDFNTYGGYASHLVSNQDFLIKIPDTLDIKAAAPILCAGVTTYSPLKHWGVKKGDQVAVVGIGGLGHMGVQLAKAMGAKVTAITTEKSKTDDVKALGADHVLLSTDDKAMEEHAMKFDFILITIPSAFDVNPYISLIAPRGSLVTVGLLGAYESPTNNMEVAKYARSIGGSIIGGIKETQDVMNFCAKHGILPEVEMIGIEQINDAFQKVKEEDVRFRYVIDMKS
- a CDS encoding YchJ family protein, producing MAHKNIHTVITPEQLMRSRYSAFVLADVDYLQLSQHSSQRLSKKEAKELKLWTKSVTWIRLEVLQTTQGLEDLETGRVEFKAHYLENSRLQVIHENSKFCKENGHWVYLEAI
- the rimK gene encoding 30S ribosomal protein S6--L-glutamate ligase, which produces MRIAILSQNPNLYSTKRIVEAGTKKGHEMVIIDHTKCNLVIEKKNPTIIYKGKTLTDFDGVIPRIGASVTFYGTAVVRQFEMMKVFSATESQALVRSRDKLRSLQILSRAGLGLPKTVFSNYSKDVSEVVDAVGGAPLVIKLLEGTQGLGVVLADNRNSAESILEAFNGLQARVIAQEFIKEAGGADIRVFIVDGVVVGAMKRQGKEGEFRSNLHRGGSANIIELSDEEENAALKAAKAMGLGIAGVDLLQSSRGPLILEVNSSPGLEGIEAATGKDIANQIIRYIERNAG
- a CDS encoding acetate/propionate family kinase — encoded protein: MNILILNAGSSSIKFQLLQMPSEKVVCSGMAERIGQNDAVLSFKSQHSELTETGTIASHQEGLERIVELLLDSDKGVIKHVEEIDAVGHRVVHGGKLFTNTTLITNEVKGKIAEFATLAPLHNPHNLEGIHIAERLFPKAPQIAVFDTAFHQTIPEKAKKYALPNKLYEEEGIQVYGFHGTSHKYVSEKAIAHLQLATSKILSIHLGNGCSMTAIVNGKSMDHSLGFAPSNGLIMGSRSGDIDHAIIFHLVNKLGYELSDVERMINKESGMLGLTGYADLRDIQREAANGDKDCVLALEMNAYRIKKYIGAYAAAMNGVDAIIFTAGIGENSNLLRSKVCSDMEFLELAIDQEKNEIRSNSLREIQSQESKIRILVIPTNEELEIAKQAFQIAH
- the pta gene encoding phosphate acetyltransferase, translating into MPNKAIYITTIESHSGKSIVSLGLMHLLLGKTPKVGYFRPIIDDFVEGSIDNHIKTVITYFNLDLKFEDAYAFTRSEVIRMKNLNQEDEIISRIIEKYKAVEERYDYVLIEGTSFSGEGSLIEFDINVAIARNLGVPAIILASGVGKSLEDLTGSLRIAFDSFRDKGVEVLAVIANKVQTDHTNAIISNLQSKLPAQVIVNAIPLNPILANPSLKEIVDVLDATVLFGRDYLNNQAGYFSVGAMQLRNYLTHLKENGLVITPGDRADIILGALQANISANYPSISGIVLTGGLVPEDSIIKLIEGLSDVVPVISVAGGTYAVTNSIGDIKSQIYAENTQKIESSIKDFEKYVNVDALVERLITFKTDGITPRMFQYNLLQKAKSHKKHIVLPEGMDERILRATKQLIDIDAVTITLLGDPKQITEKVAALDIGLDLDKISIVDPVHSADFDAFAEALYELRKHKNVNLAMAKDLMEDVSYYGTMMVYKGKADGMVSGAVHTTQHTILPALQFIKTKPEASIVSSVFFMCLEDRVSVYGDCAINPNPTAEQLAEIAISSAATSRAFNIDPKIAMLSYSSGSSGVGEDVERVRQATVLVKKLRPDLKVEGPIQYDAAVDMKVGKTKMPDSEVAGQANVFIFPDLNTGNNTYKAVQRETKALAIGPIIQGLNKPVNDLSRGCTVDDIFNTVVVTAIQAQEDF